From the Chaetodon auriga isolate fChaAug3 chromosome 17, fChaAug3.hap1, whole genome shotgun sequence genome, the window AAAACTACCAGGTGTTCTCACTGACTCCATGTTCAACAAACACTAATAGAAGGGTGAGCAGACCTGCTGTGTCCAGCACAGACGCCTTGGAGAGGTGACGTCACTTTGCATTCCTGCATGCAATTACTTACCTATGAAACTCGTTAATGAGATGTGAGTGTATGCTCTGCTTATTTTAAGTTACACATCAACTTTAAGTACACATTCGGTCTTGTTGCTATTTAACAAGCTTGTATTCAGTCTTTTTTTGCAACGTTTTCTGAGCTGAAGAAAAGACCAGGACTTTGACCTGGAAAACTATTCATACTTTTCAATCTTTCCATATAATCCTTGTCAAAAATCCACAATTTGCTTTGTGGATATGTGAAGggacatataaatatataaatgtcaCCGCTATCCTTTACTTGCTCACATTTTTTCAACCCTGGTGCTGTGAAACTTTCCAGTGTACTTCTGCAGTCAGTAAATATTACTCAGCATTTATCTGATTttctaaaacatgaaaatctgcCAAGTTATCCCACTGGTTATTAAGACGTGGACTCAGTGAAAGCTTTGGAGCAGGTTATGAAAGCATTTGGAGAAAAAGCACACAATATTACAGAGCTTATCTtttcacagcagccacagggacCAAGTATGGAAACTTGGATCAAGGGATCTGTCCAGTGACTGTTTACATTTCTCTCATTGTTTCTGCGTCACCAAGTAGCCAAAGCATTCATTACCTCAGCTGCtactgctcctctcctcccagctgATGGTGGGGAATGAAGGAGCACCACGAAGGAGGAAGCCGTTATTAAAGACAGGGGCAGAGGAACAATCAGTGGCTGCAGACCCCACCCTTGTACCCCGGTCCAGGAACATGATCTTCTTCTCAGGTTCCGTGTAGCCTGttgtgcaaacaaacacaaacagcctccCACCACTTTTCCAAGTGCTCTCTGTGCTGGAGTGCACTCAGGGGGACGTCAACAAACACGTTGTGGAAGATCACGCTGGCTGCCAGAGGCCAAACTCTTTCCCATGAACGAGAACTTAATAAAGAACAACATGTAACGCTATGTTTGGGGTATTCCTCGTCAGAAGTACTGAAGCAGGACCAAATCAGACAGCTTCAGGGGGAATCCTGTGACAAACATATGTACTTTGTACTTTGATGTACTGTTCTCTGCTGTGTGGACTAATATTTCTGCATTCTATCCTTTCCCACAGCATGTGTCGCCTGCCACTATAGTGCCTCCTGTGAGTTGGAGGATTATGACTGTAGATAAATGATTGATGTTTCTCAACAGTCTGCAACCAGATATTTGATCCTGATTCAATCTGTAATGCAATGCCCACATCCCTCATCCTCTTATAGTAGCGGTGTACTTCAGTGCTGCCACCTTCTGGTAGCCTCTCAGTACAGCTGCAAAAATCACACTAAAATCTGAGGACCAACTTTAATGAATGTGCCCACATAATTTGATAAAGAAAGTAAAATAACACCAGTATCCTGTGACATTAATTAGACATGTGAATCACTTTATTAGGTTTGGTTTTTCGCTGTGCTATCGTCATGACTATTCCTAAAAACGATCCATACTGCAAGAATGTGACTTTAGGAAAGCATGTTCAGCAGACCGTCAGAGGCCTCCAGGAGCAGCATCAGACGTCATCTCTTCAATAGATCAGTCCAGACTGCCTTAAGTTTGTCCTCAATTTAAAGTAGCATTGTcctcttttttattctttttattagacaaactgtctctctccctctagcGTGGGCCGTTTCCTCTCCTGCATTCACACATTCTGTAGGCACATATGTAGAAAATACCTGCAATAGACAGAGGAGATGTATTTGGTGCAAAATAACATTCAATAGGTCTACTCGAAATACTCGTCTCCAAAGATCACTGTCATAATACAATTGTTTTGGAGTCAGAACTCTCCTTTGAAATATATTAGGGTTCcattcatactgtatatataaatatgcaAATTTTGCAGTAAACATGCTATTTTCTAGAATATTTGACAGTAAGTTCTGTGGTTATTGCTGTATAATAATGAGGTTTGTTCATTGTCCTCATCCTTTGTCCTTTCTCACCTGCAAAGAAGGTCATGAGCATGGCCACCCAGCCCAGTATGTAGGACCAGGAGAAGCGCCAGTCACCGAAGCGCCTGCCCAGGAAGTTGACTGTCACTCCAGTATAAATGGCCATACCCAgcagaacaaagaaagctgagagggagagagggaggtgcaTGTCAGTTGTGGTTAAGGTAAGTCTATTCGTGTGTCCGTTCAGTTGAAAAAAGACTCACTGGAGACGAAAAACATGATTCCTGCAGCAAAGGAGCGGTTGAACCTTTCAAAGGAGGAGAAGTGAGAGAAGGACATGATGCCAGCGATGATGCCTGCGAAGCACGACATCCCTGAAAGGATCATGAAGGCCCTGGTGGCATTCCAGTAAGCTGGAAGGAAACAGGTAGAAAACGTCAAACACGTCTTCCTTATAAATGTCCTTAATTGCCTTTTAATTAATACTGACATGACATCTGTCAGGATCTTTttcaatgcagaaaataaaagtgattCAGTTTCCCCTTTATAAGTGTCTATTTATTGTTCTGTGGACAGAAATTTTATCTTCTCTCCAGATATGATTGTAGTTTTTAGCTCAGGAACACTCAGTCTAACCAGTTCACCATTTTGCCCAGTATAACCATTTAGCTCTTTGCATACTTAACACAATCCAGCTATAGATAAGAATACggcttttttttatgtgtgtctcTTGCATTAGCTGGTGCTCAAATATACATTGCATCAACTGTAGGCAGGGGCTCAAAGTCTGTGTGACCTGTGTGAAAATCCCCTCAGAGAAACGCAATCCTGATTTGTCCTGACTGTTTTTCTTGGGCCGAAAGACACACCAAGAGTCTTACCTATGCTGTCAGTCTGCATGTAGCACTTGTTGGACATGCAGTACCTCCACAGACCCTGGTGGGCATAGTTCCCAGAGAGACGGTACTGCATCCAGTAGTCCGTTGCAGTGGAGACCACCAACAGGATATTACCAACAATAGCACAGAACAGGCCCCCTCC encodes:
- the LOC143335655 gene encoding lens fiber membrane intrinsic protein-like translates to MYSFMGGGLFCAIVGNILLVVSTATDYWMQYRLSGNYAHQGLWRYCMSNKCYMQTDSIAYWNATRAFMILSGMSCFAGIIAGIMSFSHFSSFERFNRSFAAGIMFFVSTFFVLLGMAIYTGVTVNFLGRRFGDWRFSWSYILGWVAMLMTFFAGIFYICAYRMCECRRGNGPR